The Amycolatopsis sp. DG1A-15b genome window below encodes:
- a CDS encoding BTAD domain-containing putative transcriptional regulator has translation MPGDADTGLRVGVLGPLRAWRGAAEIGLGPARQRAIFAVLAVNAGRPVPRAELIAGVWGDSAPASVEGSVHTYVSGLRRALEPDRSRWSAASVLVSDPAGYSLVLGEDALDAALFERHRERAQRHLEQGDPRAAVTELDEALALWQGEALSGVPGGFAERHREYLAELRLNTLERRAEAVLALGGHLDLAPELAVLAGEHPLRESLRESLMLALYRSGRPADALDVFRDARATLVAELGVEPGAALQRLQRQILAQDPALDAPAAPVVVSGHRLFGRETETARLAELVADVRAGRGRAVWIEGDAGIGKSELLASSLPDGPGFQRLWAAADELSTRFPLQVVLECLAIDAHSPDPRRARVAKELAGEGPARRSWGPADPVLGAVDRLLALVDELCAESPQVLVLDDLQWADEASVLVWHRLCAATRQLPLLLVAATRPAPDRAELAQLRRGVQARDGVVLDLGPLTGEDVGRLIEDQLGAPPGPGLRELAARGAGNPLYVKEMVDVLRRAGAVAVSDGQADVDDPAEFEAPRSLVAAVDRRLDFLTARTQEVLRWGALLGMEFAVGDVAAVLGTRPSDLLAPLEEAVAANVLIDTGTQLAFRHPLLRQALYDRLLAGTRAALHRQAAEALAGIGAPVKRVAEQLVAAPAAVDEWVLDWLAAHHAIVSTRAPLIAVELLERALAACSATDPRRETLLVALVKVLFRLERNPEALARQALDVATEPEAVEEMRHVLAAMRHRRGDTEGAVATLAAWVDDPAVPELWRVKHRQLLANFRRGSLSDLDAAEQTAHETKALAGGDRYLTAHALQSLWLVDSVRREHDRALTHIDAAIEAVGDEHELADLHLDLLDNRVFTLQNLDRLAEAGDALRAAGEVAARHALPVGLQVSAAVHRYWEGRWDEALVELDTVIEDGPAITFYGLREPGPAALLLHGVAALIAGRRDDRAQAAAHLDAAEEYAPATGAERESFDFLLVADALAAEQRGDRVRALSVLEPILNPTYAAMMLRHQWLPAFVRLAMEQDDVGRARRALAVCAEEAAKERRPARAHAAASWCRGLIEEDPAPVLATAEHFRAVGRRPELASALEDAAVLLARAGRLDAAHAAFEEAAELYTALAARWDLRRAETRLRRLGVRRGALFSPIRPGHGWESLTPIEVRIAGLVAEGRSNPDIAAALSLPRRTVQAHVARLLGKLETPSRSGVADAVRRRT, from the coding sequence ATGCCAGGGGATGCGGACACCGGCCTGCGGGTGGGCGTGCTCGGCCCGCTGCGGGCCTGGCGCGGGGCCGCCGAGATCGGCCTCGGCCCCGCCCGTCAGCGCGCCATCTTCGCGGTGCTCGCGGTCAATGCCGGCCGGCCGGTTCCGCGGGCCGAACTGATCGCCGGGGTGTGGGGCGATTCCGCGCCCGCGAGCGTCGAAGGCAGCGTCCACACCTACGTCTCCGGGCTCCGCCGGGCCCTCGAACCGGACCGGTCGCGCTGGTCGGCGGCCAGCGTCCTCGTCTCCGATCCCGCCGGGTACTCCCTGGTCCTCGGCGAAGACGCGCTCGACGCGGCCCTGTTCGAACGGCACCGCGAACGCGCGCAGCGGCACCTCGAGCAGGGTGATCCGCGGGCCGCCGTCACCGAACTGGACGAGGCTCTCGCGCTCTGGCAGGGCGAGGCCCTTTCCGGGGTCCCCGGCGGGTTCGCCGAGCGGCACCGCGAATACCTCGCCGAACTCCGGCTGAACACGCTCGAACGGCGTGCCGAAGCCGTGCTCGCCCTCGGCGGGCACCTCGACCTCGCGCCGGAGCTGGCCGTGCTGGCCGGCGAACACCCCCTGCGGGAGTCCCTGCGGGAATCGCTCATGCTCGCCCTCTACCGCAGCGGACGGCCCGCGGATGCCCTCGACGTCTTCCGCGACGCCCGCGCCACGCTCGTCGCGGAACTCGGCGTCGAACCCGGGGCCGCCCTGCAGCGGCTCCAGCGGCAGATCCTCGCCCAGGACCCGGCCCTCGACGCGCCCGCGGCGCCGGTCGTGGTCAGCGGGCACCGGCTGTTCGGCCGGGAAACCGAGACCGCGCGGCTCGCCGAGCTCGTCGCCGATGTCCGGGCCGGGCGCGGCCGGGCCGTCTGGATCGAAGGGGACGCGGGGATCGGCAAGTCCGAGCTGCTCGCCAGCTCGCTGCCGGACGGCCCCGGCTTCCAGCGGCTCTGGGCGGCCGCCGACGAGCTGAGCACCCGCTTCCCGCTGCAGGTCGTGCTGGAGTGCCTGGCGATCGACGCGCATTCGCCGGACCCGCGGCGCGCACGGGTGGCGAAAGAGCTCGCGGGCGAGGGCCCGGCGCGGCGCAGCTGGGGGCCGGCCGACCCGGTGCTCGGCGCCGTCGACCGGCTGCTGGCGCTGGTCGACGAGCTGTGCGCGGAGTCGCCGCAGGTCCTGGTGCTCGACGACCTGCAGTGGGCCGACGAAGCTTCCGTGCTGGTCTGGCACCGGCTCTGCGCCGCGACCCGGCAGCTGCCGCTGCTGCTGGTGGCCGCCACTCGCCCGGCACCGGACCGCGCCGAACTCGCCCAGTTGCGCCGCGGCGTCCAGGCCCGGGACGGGGTCGTCCTCGACCTCGGGCCGCTGACCGGCGAAGACGTCGGCAGGCTGATCGAGGACCAGCTCGGGGCGCCACCCGGGCCGGGCCTGCGCGAGCTGGCCGCCCGTGGTGCGGGAAACCCCTTGTACGTCAAGGAAATGGTCGACGTCCTGCGCCGGGCGGGCGCGGTGGCGGTGAGCGACGGCCAAGCCGACGTCGACGACCCGGCGGAGTTCGAGGCCCCGCGGTCGCTGGTCGCCGCGGTCGACCGGCGGCTGGACTTCCTGACCGCGCGGACACAGGAAGTCCTGCGCTGGGGCGCGCTCCTGGGCATGGAATTCGCCGTCGGCGACGTCGCCGCGGTGCTCGGCACCCGGCCGTCCGACCTGCTGGCGCCGCTGGAAGAAGCCGTCGCGGCGAACGTCCTGATCGACACCGGGACGCAGCTGGCGTTCCGGCACCCCCTGCTGCGCCAGGCACTGTACGACCGGCTGCTGGCCGGGACGCGGGCGGCGCTGCACCGGCAGGCCGCCGAGGCCCTCGCCGGCATCGGCGCGCCGGTGAAGCGCGTCGCCGAGCAGCTGGTGGCGGCACCGGCCGCGGTGGACGAATGGGTGCTGGACTGGCTCGCCGCGCACCACGCGATCGTCTCGACCCGGGCCCCGCTGATCGCCGTCGAGCTGCTGGAACGCGCGCTGGCCGCGTGCTCCGCCACCGATCCGCGCCGGGAGACGCTGCTGGTCGCGCTGGTCAAGGTGCTGTTCCGGCTGGAACGCAACCCGGAAGCACTGGCACGGCAAGCACTCGACGTCGCCACCGAGCCGGAGGCCGTCGAGGAGATGCGGCACGTGCTCGCGGCGATGCGGCACCGCCGCGGCGACACCGAAGGCGCCGTCGCGACGCTCGCCGCGTGGGTCGACGACCCGGCCGTACCGGAGCTCTGGCGGGTCAAGCACCGGCAGCTGCTGGCCAACTTCCGGCGCGGCAGCCTGTCCGATTTGGACGCCGCGGAGCAGACGGCGCACGAGACGAAAGCGCTCGCCGGCGGCGACCGCTACCTGACCGCGCACGCACTGCAGTCGTTGTGGCTGGTCGATTCGGTGCGCCGCGAGCACGACCGCGCGCTCACCCACATCGACGCGGCGATCGAGGCCGTCGGCGACGAGCACGAGCTCGCCGACCTGCACCTCGACCTGCTCGACAACCGCGTGTTCACGCTGCAGAACCTCGACCGCCTTGCCGAAGCGGGCGACGCCCTGCGTGCGGCCGGCGAAGTCGCCGCGCGGCACGCGCTGCCGGTCGGGCTGCAGGTGTCCGCCGCGGTGCACCGGTACTGGGAAGGCCGCTGGGACGAGGCGCTGGTCGAACTGGACACGGTCATCGAGGACGGCCCGGCGATCACGTTCTACGGCCTGCGCGAGCCGGGTCCGGCGGCACTGCTGCTGCACGGCGTCGCGGCGCTGATCGCCGGCCGCCGGGACGACCGGGCCCAGGCCGCGGCCCACCTCGACGCGGCGGAGGAGTACGCCCCGGCGACCGGCGCCGAGCGCGAAAGCTTCGACTTCCTGCTGGTCGCCGACGCACTGGCGGCCGAGCAGCGCGGCGACCGGGTCCGCGCGCTGTCCGTCCTCGAGCCGATCCTGAACCCGACGTACGCGGCGATGATGCTGCGGCACCAGTGGCTGCCGGCGTTCGTGCGGCTGGCGATGGAGCAGGACGACGTCGGCCGCGCCCGCCGGGCGTTGGCGGTGTGCGCCGAGGAAGCGGCGAAGGAGCGACGTCCGGCGCGGGCACACGCGGCGGCGTCGTGGTGCCGCGGGCTGATCGAGGAGGACCCGGCCCCGGTGCTGGCCACGGCCGAGCACTTCCGCGCGGTCGGCCGCCGCCCGGAGCTCGCCTCGGCGCTGGAGGACGCGGCTGTGCTGCTGGCCCGCGCGGGCCGCCTCGACGCGGCGCACGCGGCGTTCGAGGAGGCGGCCGAGCTGTACACGGCGTTGGCGGCACGCTGGGACCTGCGGCGCGCGGAGACCCGGCTGCGCCGCCTCGGCGTCCGCCGGGGCGCGCTGTTCTCCCCGATCCGGCCGGGCCACGGCTGGGAGTCGCTGACGCCGATCGAGGTCCGCATCGCCGGCCTGGTCGCGGAGGGCCGGTCCAACCCGGACATCGCGGCCGCGCTGTCCCTGCCGCGCCGGACGGTCCAGGCGCACGTGGCGCGGCTGCTGGGCAAGCTGGAGACGCCGTCACGCTCGGGTGTCGCCGACGCCGTCCGCCGGCGCACCTAG
- a CDS encoding GH1 family beta-glucosidase yields MTFPTGFLWGAATASYQVEGAVSEGGRGPSIWDTFAAAEGKVLGGATGAVACDHYHRYPEDVGLLADLGLNAYRFSVAWPRVMPDGRTTSAAGLAFYDRLVDELLSRDVVPVMTLYHWDLPQALEDAGGWPERDTAARFADYAAVVHAALGDRVHQWTTVNEPFCAAFLGYGSGVHAPGVQDYDTALVAAHHLLLGHGLATRALTAQARPGHEFSLALNFAPAIPDGDTPAHLEAARKFDGIHNRFFLDPVLGRGYPEDVLADVEHHGGRFAAAVRDGDTGLIAAPIDWLGVNYYAPARVTPLADPHAPSNCPLPALRGLDVLPAPPPLTAFGWEQAPAALTGLLRWIDTRSGGLPLVVAENGASFVDRVVDGRVFDAARVNYFMEHLGAVHDALRAGVDVRGYFAWSLLDNFEWAMGYTQRFGLVHVDFETQRRTVKESGRFLGRVAKANALGAPADGVGDTRA; encoded by the coding sequence ATGACCTTCCCGACGGGCTTCCTGTGGGGCGCGGCGACCGCGTCCTACCAGGTCGAGGGCGCGGTGTCCGAGGGCGGCCGCGGACCGTCCATCTGGGACACCTTCGCGGCCGCCGAAGGCAAGGTGCTCGGCGGCGCGACCGGCGCCGTCGCCTGCGACCACTACCACCGCTACCCCGAGGACGTCGGGCTGCTCGCCGACCTGGGGCTGAACGCCTACCGGTTCTCGGTCGCGTGGCCGCGGGTGATGCCGGACGGCCGGACGACGTCGGCGGCCGGGCTCGCCTTCTACGACCGGCTGGTCGACGAACTGCTGAGCCGTGACGTCGTGCCGGTGATGACGCTCTACCACTGGGACCTGCCGCAGGCACTCGAAGACGCGGGGGGCTGGCCGGAGCGTGACACGGCTGCGCGGTTCGCCGACTACGCCGCGGTCGTGCACGCCGCGCTCGGCGACCGCGTGCACCAGTGGACGACGGTCAACGAGCCGTTCTGCGCGGCGTTCCTCGGCTACGGCAGCGGCGTGCACGCGCCCGGTGTCCAGGACTACGACACGGCGCTGGTCGCGGCCCACCACCTGCTGCTCGGCCACGGCCTGGCGACGCGCGCACTCACCGCGCAGGCCCGGCCGGGCCACGAGTTCTCGCTGGCGCTGAACTTCGCCCCGGCGATCCCGGACGGCGACACCCCGGCCCACCTCGAAGCGGCCCGGAAGTTCGACGGCATCCACAACCGGTTCTTCCTCGACCCGGTGCTGGGCCGGGGCTACCCGGAGGACGTCCTGGCCGACGTCGAGCACCACGGCGGCCGCTTCGCCGCGGCCGTCCGCGACGGCGACACCGGCCTCATCGCCGCCCCGATCGACTGGCTGGGCGTGAACTACTACGCCCCGGCGCGCGTCACCCCGCTCGCCGATCCGCACGCGCCCAGCAACTGCCCGCTGCCGGCGTTGCGCGGCTTGGACGTCCTGCCCGCACCGCCGCCGCTGACGGCCTTCGGCTGGGAACAGGCGCCGGCTGCCCTGACCGGCCTGCTGCGCTGGATCGACACCCGGTCCGGCGGGCTCCCGCTGGTGGTGGCCGAGAACGGGGCGTCCTTTGTGGACCGGGTGGTCGACGGCCGGGTGTTCGACGCGGCGCGGGTGAACTACTTCATGGAGCACCTCGGCGCGGTCCACGACGCCCTTCGCGCCGGTGTCGACGTCCGCGGCTACTTCGCCTGGTCACTTCTGGACAACTTCGAATGGGCGATGGGCTACACGCAGCGGTTCGGCCTGGTGCACGTCGACTTCGAGACGCAACGGCGGACGGTCAAGGAATCGGGCCGCTTCCTCGGCCGGGTCGCCAAGGCCAACGCGCTAGGTGCGCCGGCGGACGGCGTCGGCGACACCCGAGCGTGA
- a CDS encoding carbohydrate ABC transporter permease, which translates to MTARRRPGGWVYAVLTGVLGASVFPLYWSFVVATRDNAAIGETSPLLVPGGNLAGNVRRVFDTVDFWAAIGNSLIVSGTVMVANVVLASLAGFAFARLEFRGRNTLFLVVVGSAMVPAQLGVIPLYLVVGDLGWYGRLEAVIVPALVSAFSVFWMRQACENAITADLVDAATVDGCSILRTYWHVAVPVLRAPAAVLAMLTFMATWNDYFWPLVVLDPNETPTVQVALSQLASGYYTDYALMLTGATVAVVPVIALFLLLGRHIVRGILKGAPV; encoded by the coding sequence GTGACGGCACGGCGCCGGCCGGGCGGCTGGGTGTACGCGGTGCTGACCGGGGTGCTCGGCGCCTCCGTCTTCCCGCTGTACTGGTCGTTCGTCGTGGCCACGCGCGACAACGCGGCGATCGGGGAGACGTCGCCGCTGCTGGTGCCGGGCGGGAACCTGGCCGGGAACGTGCGGCGCGTGTTCGACACCGTCGACTTCTGGGCGGCCATCGGGAACTCGCTGATCGTTTCGGGCACCGTCATGGTGGCCAACGTCGTGCTGGCGAGCCTCGCCGGGTTCGCCTTCGCCCGGCTCGAGTTCCGCGGCCGCAACACGCTGTTCCTGGTGGTCGTCGGCTCGGCGATGGTGCCGGCGCAGCTCGGCGTCATCCCGCTGTACCTCGTCGTCGGCGACCTCGGCTGGTACGGGCGGCTCGAAGCGGTGATCGTGCCGGCGCTGGTCAGCGCCTTCAGCGTGTTCTGGATGCGCCAGGCGTGCGAGAACGCGATCACCGCGGACCTCGTCGACGCCGCGACCGTCGACGGCTGCTCGATCCTGCGCACCTACTGGCACGTGGCCGTGCCCGTCCTGCGCGCGCCGGCCGCGGTGCTCGCGATGCTGACGTTCATGGCCACCTGGAACGACTACTTCTGGCCGCTGGTGGTCCTCGACCCCAACGAGACGCCGACCGTGCAGGTCGCGCTGTCGCAGCTGGCCAGCGGCTACTACACCGACTACGCGCTGATGCTCACCGGCGCGACCGTGGCCGTCGTGCCGGTCATCGCGTTGTTCCTGCTGCTGGGCCGCCACATCGTGCGGGGCATCCTGAAAGGGGCACCGGTATGA
- a CDS encoding sugar ABC transporter permease: MQHRLARWDRKVTPLLFVAPFFALFVVFGAFPLLYTAWVSLHDWNLLEGDQGAFGVANYGDLLTDPHFYNALANTVSIFLLAAVPEFLLALGIAALLDRPLRAATWWRTGVLLPNVVSVVAVGLVFGQLFSRDYGVVNEVLGWFGVAPVNWRATTWTSHFAVASMVLWRWTGYNALIYLAAMQAVPGDLYEAAELDGASRWRTFWSITVPGIRPALAFTAIAGTVNGLQLFAEPQLFDAGGSAGTGGNDRQFQTLVMYLYEKGFTHLDAGYAAALTWVMFVICALFALVDYRLVRRFVRSA; this comes from the coding sequence GTGCAGCACCGGCTCGCCCGTTGGGACCGCAAGGTCACGCCGCTGCTGTTCGTCGCGCCCTTTTTCGCCCTGTTCGTCGTCTTCGGTGCTTTCCCGCTGCTGTACACGGCGTGGGTTTCGCTGCACGACTGGAACCTGCTCGAAGGCGACCAAGGCGCCTTCGGCGTCGCCAACTACGGCGACCTGCTCACCGATCCGCACTTCTACAACGCGCTGGCCAACACGGTCTCCATCTTCCTGCTGGCCGCGGTCCCGGAGTTCCTGCTGGCCCTGGGCATCGCGGCGCTGCTCGACCGGCCGCTGCGGGCCGCGACCTGGTGGCGCACCGGGGTGCTGCTGCCGAACGTCGTGTCCGTCGTCGCCGTCGGGCTGGTGTTCGGGCAGCTGTTCAGCCGCGACTACGGCGTCGTCAACGAGGTCCTCGGCTGGTTCGGCGTCGCGCCGGTCAACTGGCGGGCGACGACCTGGACGTCGCACTTCGCCGTGGCGAGCATGGTCCTCTGGCGCTGGACCGGCTACAACGCCCTGATCTACCTGGCCGCGATGCAGGCCGTCCCCGGTGACCTGTACGAGGCCGCCGAGCTCGACGGCGCCTCGCGGTGGCGGACGTTCTGGTCGATCACCGTGCCGGGCATCCGGCCCGCGCTGGCCTTCACCGCCATCGCCGGCACGGTCAACGGCCTGCAGCTGTTCGCCGAGCCGCAGCTGTTCGACGCCGGCGGCTCGGCCGGCACCGGTGGCAACGACCGCCAGTTCCAGACGCTGGTCATGTACCTGTACGAAAAGGGGTTCACGCACCTCGATGCCGGCTACGCGGCCGCGCTGACCTGGGTGATGTTCGTGATCTGCGCGCTGTTCGCGCTGGTCGACTACCGGCTGGTGCGCCGGTTCGTGAGGTCGGCGTGA
- a CDS encoding extracellular solute-binding protein: protein MRTIARRTAIVVAALIPLAACTPGDAGGKTKLTIATFGEFGYAPLIAEYEKLHPDITVQNRVTDFDTHHKGLATQLATGHGAADVVAIEEQYMPQYRKAKDKFADLAGYGARELEKQWVPWKWAQGTDGAFVLGLGTDMGSLALCYRRDLFQAADLPTDREEVAKLMPDWDAYAATAERFTAKTPNVKFADSAGTVYTAMLNQSPENYFSQRDDSFIADRNPSVRTAFFLSGGLAAKGQTAAATTFTQAWNVAIKQGSFATVACPAWMLSQIKEAGGDANRGKWDVTTVPGKSGNQGGSFLTVPKQGAHQKEAYELARWLTAPEQQKKLFLSDGILPSEPAVYEDPQVVAHTDPYFGEAPTGRIFAASADQLRPNYRGLRDADVRPEFGRALGRIEERTDTVDQAWAKAVQQAQAALK, encoded by the coding sequence TTGCGAACGATCGCCCGCCGGACCGCCATCGTGGTCGCCGCGTTGATCCCGCTCGCCGCCTGCACTCCGGGTGACGCCGGGGGGAAGACGAAACTCACCATCGCCACCTTCGGTGAGTTCGGCTACGCGCCCCTGATCGCCGAGTACGAGAAGCTGCACCCGGACATCACGGTGCAGAACCGCGTCACCGACTTCGACACCCACCACAAGGGGCTCGCGACGCAGCTCGCCACCGGGCACGGCGCCGCCGACGTCGTCGCGATCGAAGAGCAGTACATGCCGCAGTACCGGAAGGCGAAGGACAAGTTCGCCGACCTCGCCGGCTACGGCGCCCGCGAGCTGGAAAAGCAATGGGTGCCGTGGAAGTGGGCACAGGGCACCGACGGCGCCTTCGTGCTGGGTCTCGGCACGGACATGGGCAGCCTCGCCCTCTGCTACCGGCGCGATCTGTTCCAGGCGGCGGACCTGCCGACCGACCGCGAAGAGGTCGCGAAGCTGATGCCCGACTGGGACGCCTACGCCGCCACCGCCGAGCGGTTCACCGCCAAGACGCCGAACGTGAAGTTCGCCGACTCCGCCGGGACCGTCTACACGGCGATGCTCAACCAATCGCCGGAAAACTACTTCTCCCAGCGCGACGACTCCTTCATCGCCGACCGCAACCCGAGCGTGCGCACCGCCTTCTTCCTCTCCGGTGGGCTCGCCGCGAAGGGGCAGACCGCGGCGGCGACCACGTTCACCCAGGCGTGGAACGTGGCGATCAAACAAGGTTCCTTCGCCACCGTCGCCTGTCCCGCGTGGATGCTCAGCCAGATCAAGGAAGCCGGCGGGGACGCCAACCGCGGCAAGTGGGACGTCACCACCGTGCCCGGCAAGAGCGGCAACCAGGGCGGTTCGTTCCTGACCGTGCCGAAGCAGGGCGCGCACCAGAAGGAGGCGTACGAGCTCGCCCGCTGGCTGACCGCCCCGGAGCAGCAGAAGAAGCTCTTCCTCTCCGACGGCATCCTGCCGAGCGAGCCCGCGGTGTACGAGGATCCGCAGGTCGTCGCGCACACCGACCCGTACTTCGGTGAAGCGCCGACCGGGCGGATCTTCGCCGCTTCGGCGGATCAGCTGCGCCCGAACTACCGTGGCCTGCGCGACGCCGACGTCCGGCCGGAGTTCGGCCGCGCCCTCGGGCGGATCGAGGAACGGACCGACACCGTCGACCAGGCCTGGGCGAAAGCCGTCCAGCAGGCCCAAGCCGCCCTGAAGTAG
- a CDS encoding LuxR C-terminal-related transcriptional regulator — MDQVRVAAWASDPIALTGLTNHLKSRPELLVLPRARRGEAAVLVFAVGEVDREAVAALRAASAESPAAIVLVAGHVDPAHVGLLADCHVSAVLPRTALDRLTANVLAAARGRSSSLREQVEALSNAGGGAALTPREVDVLRLMAEGWDTAEIAGKLCYSERTVKNVIYAMTNRLNLRNRPHAVAYAVRAGVI, encoded by the coding sequence ATGGACCAGGTGCGAGTGGCGGCGTGGGCGTCCGACCCGATCGCCCTGACCGGGCTGACCAACCACCTGAAGTCCCGCCCGGAGCTGCTGGTCCTCCCGCGCGCCCGCCGGGGTGAAGCGGCGGTGCTGGTGTTCGCCGTCGGGGAGGTCGACCGCGAGGCCGTCGCCGCGCTGCGGGCCGCGTCCGCCGAGTCGCCGGCCGCGATCGTGCTGGTCGCCGGGCACGTCGACCCCGCGCACGTCGGCCTGCTCGCCGACTGCCACGTCTCCGCCGTGCTGCCGCGGACCGCGCTCGACCGGCTGACCGCGAACGTGCTCGCCGCGGCGCGGGGGCGCTCGTCTTCGCTGCGCGAGCAGGTGGAGGCCCTTTCGAACGCGGGCGGCGGGGCGGCACTCACGCCGCGCGAGGTGGATGTGCTTCGCCTGATGGCCGAAGGCTGGGACACTGCCGAGATCGCGGGCAAGCTCTGCTACTCGGAGCGGACCGTGAAAAACGTCATCTACGCCATGACCAACCGGCTCAACCTGCGCAACCGGCCGCACGCGGTCGCGTACGCCGTGCGGGCCGGTGTGATCTGA
- a CDS encoding glycoside hydrolase family 3 N-terminal domain-containing protein — translation MAFSIVAGCLLVAGLQPRIVSGLAVPLTSDRAVPPPAAPPPTPSVPTSRLDRPDDCAPLVGGLDLRAQVAQLVVVGVSGDDPAATVSLVRDHQVGGIFIGGNATALLKDRSLAAVQAVARVPVAVSVDEEGGRVQRIDDLDGDLPSARTMAATKSPAEVRALAAERGRQLRARGVTVDFAPDTDVTGAPDDDVIGDRSFSPDPARVKTYAKAFAEGLRDGGVQPVLKHFPGHGHGSGDSHKGTVVTPPLDKLRALDLVPYRDLADYGPVAVMVGHLDVPDLTGGLPASLSPAAYQLLRGEFAFTGPVVTDDLGAMKAITAQYPLPEAVLKALQAGSDEALWSSGGRVDEVLDRLVKAVQTGELPKPRVQESVTRVLRGKGLC, via the coding sequence GTGGCGTTCTCCATCGTGGCCGGGTGTCTGCTGGTCGCGGGCCTGCAACCCCGGATCGTGTCCGGGCTGGCGGTGCCGCTGACCTCCGATCGGGCCGTTCCTCCGCCGGCGGCTCCTCCTCCCACTCCGTCCGTCCCCACCTCACGTCTCGATCGGCCGGACGACTGCGCCCCGCTGGTCGGCGGGCTCGACCTCCGCGCCCAGGTCGCGCAGCTGGTCGTCGTGGGCGTCTCCGGCGACGACCCGGCGGCCACAGTGTCGCTGGTCCGCGATCACCAGGTCGGCGGGATCTTCATCGGGGGTAACGCAACAGCGTTGTTGAAAGATCGCTCCCTGGCCGCGGTCCAGGCCGTGGCCCGGGTGCCGGTGGCGGTGTCGGTCGACGAGGAAGGCGGCCGCGTCCAGCGCATCGACGACCTCGACGGCGACCTGCCCTCGGCCCGGACGATGGCCGCCACGAAGTCGCCCGCCGAGGTCCGCGCGCTGGCCGCCGAGCGAGGCCGCCAGCTGCGTGCCCGCGGGGTGACGGTGGACTTCGCCCCGGACACCGACGTCACGGGCGCCCCGGACGACGACGTGATCGGCGACCGGTCGTTCAGCCCGGACCCGGCCCGGGTGAAGACGTACGCGAAAGCGTTTGCGGAGGGCCTTCGCGACGGGGGTGTCCAGCCGGTGCTGAAGCACTTCCCCGGCCACGGCCACGGCTCGGGCGACTCCCACAAGGGCACGGTGGTCACGCCGCCGCTCGACAAGCTGCGCGCGCTCGACCTGGTGCCGTACCGCGACCTGGCCGACTACGGCCCGGTCGCGGTGATGGTCGGCCACCTCGACGTGCCGGATCTGACCGGCGGCCTCCCGGCGTCCCTTTCGCCGGCGGCGTACCAGCTGCTGCGCGGCGAGTTCGCGTTCACCGGCCCGGTCGTGACGGACGACCTCGGGGCGATGAAGGCGATCACCGCGCAGTACCCGCTGCCGGAAGCGGTGCTGAAGGCCCTGCAGGCCGGCTCGGACGAGGCGTTGTGGTCCTCCGGGGGCCGGGTGGACGAGGTGCTGGACCGGCTGGTGAAGGCCGTGCAGACCGGCGAGCTGCCGAAGCCGCGGGTACAGGAGTCGGTCACCCGGGTGCTCCGGGGCAAGGGTCTCTGCTGA